In Sebaldella termitidis ATCC 33386, one DNA window encodes the following:
- a CDS encoding bifunctional dihydroorotate dehydrogenase B NAD binding subunit/NADPH-dependent glutamate synthase, with translation MYKIVEKRILAPSIFLMDIEAPRVAQSAEPGQFIILIADEKGERIPLTICDYDREKGLVTIVIQTIGNSTRELFDYEAGDYFHDFVGPLGNPSDFIHENIDELKKKNILFVAGGLGTAPVYPQVKWLHENGVNVDVIIGAKNKEAVIMEEEMKKVAKDVYVTTDDGSYGYKGLVTDVLKDLVQVQGKKYDVVVAIGPMIMMKFVSILTKELDIPTIVSLNPIMVDGTGMCGACRVTVGGEVKFACVDGPEFDAHKVNFDEALRRQTMYKTVEGRIQLKQEEKGTHHREGCGCDSMKIDVPFDKKKKTEDIVQPAEERVTNFSEVSLGYTKELAMQEATRCLNCKNPRCVDNCPVNVQIPQFIMEVKAGNFEKAAEIILETNALPAVCGRVCPQEDQCEGSCVVGIKNEPVGIGRLERFVADYVREKNITFPSKIVKNGKKVAVIGSGPSGIACAGDLAKSGYDVTIFEALHEPGGVLVYGIPEFRLPKEQVVKPEIQGVMDLGVKIETDVVVGKTLTIDDMLGKEGFEAVYIASGAGLPNFMHIKGENSNGVLSANELLTRSNLMKAFDESYKTPIKLGKKVAVVGAGNVAMDAARTALRLGSEVYIVYRRSEEECPARAEELEHAKEEGIKFLFLNNPVEILADESGWVNGMKCIKMELGEPDDSGRRRPVEVPGSEFILDVDTVIMSIGTSPNPLISRTTPGLELNRWKCIVADEETGKTTKDRVYAGGDAVTGAATVILAMGAGKKAAKAIDEFLKEN, from the coding sequence ATGTATAAGATAGTCGAAAAAAGAATATTGGCTCCTTCAATATTCCTTATGGATATTGAGGCTCCGAGAGTTGCTCAGTCAGCAGAACCAGGACAGTTTATAATACTTATAGCGGACGAGAAAGGTGAGAGAATTCCTCTTACCATCTGTGACTATGACAGAGAAAAAGGACTTGTTACAATAGTTATCCAAACTATTGGAAATTCTACAAGAGAATTATTCGATTATGAAGCAGGGGATTATTTTCATGACTTTGTTGGTCCTTTAGGAAATCCTTCCGACTTCATACACGAAAATATAGATGAGCTGAAAAAGAAAAATATTCTTTTTGTTGCTGGAGGACTTGGAACAGCTCCTGTTTACCCACAGGTAAAATGGCTTCATGAAAACGGGGTAAATGTGGATGTTATAATAGGTGCTAAAAACAAAGAAGCAGTTATTATGGAAGAAGAGATGAAAAAAGTAGCAAAGGATGTTTACGTGACTACTGATGACGGCTCATACGGATATAAAGGGCTTGTTACTGATGTTTTAAAAGATCTTGTTCAGGTTCAGGGAAAAAAATATGACGTAGTTGTAGCCATAGGACCTATGATCATGATGAAATTCGTATCAATCCTTACTAAAGAGCTTGATATTCCTACTATAGTCAGTTTGAATCCTATCATGGTAGACGGTACCGGTATGTGCGGTGCCTGCAGAGTTACCGTAGGCGGGGAAGTAAAATTTGCATGCGTTGACGGACCTGAGTTTGATGCTCATAAAGTTAATTTTGACGAAGCATTAAGAAGACAAACTATGTACAAAACTGTAGAAGGAAGAATACAGCTTAAACAGGAAGAAAAGGGAACACACCACAGAGAAGGCTGCGGTTGTGATTCTATGAAAATAGATGTACCGTTTGATAAAAAGAAAAAAACCGAAGACATTGTTCAGCCGGCCGAAGAAAGAGTAACAAACTTCAGTGAAGTAAGTCTCGGATATACAAAAGAGCTGGCAATGCAGGAAGCTACAAGATGTCTGAACTGTAAAAATCCCCGTTGTGTGGATAACTGTCCGGTAAATGTACAGATACCGCAGTTTATTATGGAAGTAAAAGCCGGAAACTTTGAAAAGGCTGCCGAAATTATTCTTGAAACCAATGCACTTCCTGCTGTATGCGGAAGAGTATGCCCGCAGGAAGATCAATGTGAAGGAAGCTGTGTTGTCGGAATTAAAAATGAACCTGTAGGTATAGGAAGACTTGAAAGATTTGTGGCAGATTATGTGAGAGAAAAAAATATTACTTTCCCGTCTAAAATAGTGAAAAACGGAAAGAAAGTAGCTGTAATCGGAAGCGGACCTTCTGGTATAGCATGTGCCGGTGATCTTGCCAAAAGCGGTTATGATGTTACTATTTTTGAAGCTCTTCATGAACCGGGAGGAGTTCTTGTTTACGGAATTCCGGAATTCAGACTTCCTAAAGAACAGGTTGTAAAACCTGAAATACAGGGTGTTATGGATCTTGGAGTCAAAATAGAAACTGATGTTGTAGTCGGAAAAACTCTTACTATAGATGATATGCTGGGAAAAGAAGGCTTTGAAGCTGTTTATATTGCTTCTGGAGCAGGATTACCTAATTTCATGCATATAAAAGGGGAAAATTCCAACGGAGTTCTGTCAGCAAATGAGCTTCTTACAAGAAGTAACCTGATGAAAGCCTTTGATGAAAGCTATAAAACACCTATAAAGCTTGGTAAAAAGGTTGCTGTTGTCGGAGCCGGAAACGTTGCTATGGATGCTGCCAGAACAGCATTAAGACTTGGATCGGAAGTATATATCGTATACAGAAGATCTGAAGAGGAATGTCCTGCAAGAGCAGAGGAATTAGAGCATGCCAAAGAAGAAGGAATTAAATTTTTATTCCTGAATAATCCTGTAGAGATTCTTGCAGATGAATCAGGATGGGTAAACGGAATGAAATGTATAAAAATGGAACTTGGAGAGCCTGACGACAGCGGAAGAAGACGACCGGTAGAAGTTCCGGGTTCTGAATTTATTCTTGATGTAGATACTGTTATAATGTCAATAGGTACTTCGCCTAATCCTCTTATATCACGTACTACTCCGGGATTAGAGCTAAACAGATGGAAATGTATAGTTGCAGATGAGGAAACAGGAAAAACTACAAAAGACAGAGTTTATGCCGGAGGAGACGCAGTTACAGGTGCTGCTACAGTTATCCTTGCAATGGGTGCCGGTAAAAAAGCAGCTAAGGCTATAGATGAATTTTTGAAAGAAAACTAG
- a CDS encoding amidohydrolase family protein has translation MDIIIRNARISDKENLKDVAVKDGKIIKIEENIAEKASEEIDADGRVLIPGLVESHIHMDKALIADRLPNRSGTLAEAIKVTAELKPTFTKEDVEERATKVLMMLIQHGITHIRTHSEFDPSQGFTGFETILKLKEKFKNVVDIQVVAFPQEGIFKTPGTEKMMYEAMEMGADAVGGIPYNDAPANEHIDLVFEIAKKYNRPLDFHQDFKDGPEGMTIEYLCEKTIKEGYEGRVSVGHLTSLGAIERERLLPIIELMRKAQINVMSLPATDLHLGGRNDEYNVRRGITPIRALRDGGVNVCISTNNIRNAFTPYGNGDLMQTAMLAIPVGHLGGADDIETVLSMITVNPAKAIGITEYGLEAGKNADMVLLDTKKVKDAIIDIPERLYVIKNGKITVKTEKKIQYNFAV, from the coding sequence ATGGATATAATAATCAGAAATGCCAGAATTTCAGACAAGGAAAACCTTAAAGACGTAGCAGTAAAAGACGGAAAAATAATAAAAATAGAAGAAAATATAGCTGAAAAAGCCAGCGAAGAAATAGATGCAGACGGAAGAGTACTTATTCCGGGACTTGTAGAAAGTCATATTCATATGGATAAAGCATTAATAGCTGACAGACTTCCCAACAGATCAGGAACTCTTGCAGAGGCGATAAAGGTAACAGCTGAATTAAAGCCTACTTTTACAAAAGAAGATGTAGAGGAAAGAGCAACTAAAGTTTTAATGATGCTGATACAGCACGGGATTACACATATAAGAACTCATTCGGAATTTGATCCGAGTCAGGGATTCACAGGGTTTGAAACAATTTTAAAGCTGAAAGAAAAATTTAAAAATGTAGTTGACATACAGGTAGTGGCGTTCCCGCAGGAAGGGATATTCAAAACGCCGGGAACAGAAAAAATGATGTATGAAGCAATGGAAATGGGTGCTGATGCTGTGGGAGGAATTCCTTATAATGACGCTCCGGCTAATGAGCATATAGATCTTGTTTTTGAAATAGCAAAAAAATATAATAGACCGCTTGATTTTCATCAGGATTTTAAAGACGGACCGGAAGGGATGACAATAGAGTATCTGTGTGAAAAGACAATAAAGGAGGGTTACGAGGGAAGAGTGTCAGTAGGTCATTTGACTAGTCTCGGAGCCATAGAAAGAGAAAGACTGCTGCCGATCATTGAATTAATGAGAAAAGCACAAATAAATGTTATGAGCCTTCCTGCTACAGATTTACATCTCGGAGGAAGAAACGACGAATATAATGTAAGACGCGGAATAACACCTATAAGAGCATTAAGAGACGGCGGAGTAAATGTATGTATAAGTACAAATAATATCAGAAATGCTTTCACACCGTATGGAAACGGAGACTTAATGCAGACTGCAATGCTTGCAATACCAGTAGGACACCTTGGAGGTGCAGATGATATAGAAACTGTTCTTTCTATGATAACTGTAAATCCAGCAAAAGCAATAGGAATAACAGAATACGGTCTTGAAGCAGGAAAAAATGCAGATATGGTTTTACTGGATACAAAAAAGGTAAAGGATGCAATTATAGATATTCCGGAAAGACTTTATGTAATTAAAAATGGTAAGATAACAGTAAAAACAGAAAAGAAGATACAATATAACTTTGCTGTATAA
- a CDS encoding GntR family transcriptional regulator, which produces MKTMTYDYLKEMIINNKIPASENLNERTIAKELNISTTPVKEALLRLELENHIQIFPRRGIYIKEVNLKLIKDVFQARMKLEPVLIELTIQSMEKKLLLKNLLNLKKDFTDISRVKNLDVDIFDKVYESFRYFFTNNCNNLYLTKQMNVVYDHLHRIRRSLYKEDHRRLEGIGESIEIIDSIINESPIEITRSLSVKHIENAQSDFFSNLDNLKI; this is translated from the coding sequence ATGAAAACAATGACTTATGATTACCTGAAAGAAATGATTATAAACAACAAAATACCCGCAAGTGAAAACCTTAATGAAAGAACTATCGCAAAAGAACTGAATATCAGTACTACACCTGTGAAAGAAGCCCTGCTTCGTCTGGAACTGGAAAATCATATACAGATTTTTCCCAGAAGAGGTATTTATATAAAGGAAGTCAATCTGAAGCTTATTAAAGATGTCTTCCAGGCCCGTATGAAACTGGAACCTGTATTGATCGAACTAACCATACAATCAATGGAAAAAAAACTCCTTTTGAAGAATCTGTTGAATCTAAAGAAAGATTTTACTGATATTTCAAGAGTAAAAAATCTTGATGTAGATATTTTTGATAAGGTTTATGAATCTTTCAGATATTTTTTTACCAATAACTGCAATAATCTGTACCTTACGAAGCAGATGAATGTCGTGTATGATCATCTCCACAGAATCAGAAGATCCTTATATAAAGAAGATCACAGAAGACTTGAAGGAATAGGGGAAAGTATCGAAATAATAGATTCGATAATTAACGAATCACCGATAGAAATCACAAGAAGTCTTTCTGTAAAGCATATTGAAAATGCTCAGAGTGATTTCTTCTCAAATCTGGATAATCTAAAAATTTAA
- a CDS encoding CDGSH iron-sulfur domain-containing protein, with protein MEDNEKKGIIVFTKYSPYSAADTRIENYKGEEYKTLRVVSLCRCGHSKNKPFCDGTHSRIEFDNERKEEKKHGPKAYKGAKITVFYDRYLCKHIGKCTHGLPEVFDAKRTPWIIPDQTQDVEKLIEVIRKCPSGALSYSIEDGKRETEYSNVQKIRIEKNGSINISGGIKLIDDNDSESILDSKEHYSLCRCGASKHKPFCDGTHYEIEFNGEE; from the coding sequence ATGGAAGATAACGAGAAGAAGGGAATAATAGTTTTTACCAAGTATAGTCCGTATTCAGCAGCGGATACCAGAATCGAGAATTATAAAGGCGAAGAGTACAAAACACTCAGAGTAGTTTCTTTATGCAGATGCGGTCACTCTAAAAATAAACCTTTTTGTGACGGAACACACAGCAGGATAGAATTTGACAATGAGAGAAAAGAAGAGAAAAAACATGGTCCAAAAGCTTACAAAGGAGCGAAAATAACTGTTTTTTATGACAGGTATCTTTGTAAGCATATAGGAAAATGTACACATGGTCTCCCGGAAGTTTTCGATGCCAAAAGAACACCGTGGATAATTCCGGATCAGACACAGGATGTGGAAAAACTTATTGAAGTAATAAGAAAATGTCCTTCAGGTGCATTGTCATATTCAATTGAAGACGGGAAAAGAGAAACAGAATATAGTAATGTGCAAAAAATAAGGATAGAAAAAAACGGGTCAATAAATATTTCGGGCGGGATAAAGCTTATTGATGATAATGACTCTGAAAGTATACTGGATAGTAAGGAGCATTATTCATTATGCAGATGCGGAGCTTCGAAGCATAAACCTTTCTGTGACGGAACTCATTATGAGATTGAATTCAACGGGGAGGAATAG
- a CDS encoding DUF2877 domain-containing protein, translating into MRAVSSNSYSENILLVLEKEDKGKLHSLFETSINLKFGERLINISCNNTVMPPFGIQVPEYCIKKITADMENREEIIFDSTEKSLLFKDMDLKLNLRGKVYDSRILPVQADKKNAEKNIKEILDYFLGNNEKNGFGIGSREFVKVITDVENSTLNEEVLVKINNIRKDIEAGKTEIKSYNYFLGRGEGLTPGGDDFIIGIMAAMNFFNHKKTGKLKKELMQDIYKKTTDISAEYLYYGVISCFSLNITEFCKKLLLNNINKEEEKKALYKSYENLIKNGHTSGVDTLMGILLYIITALKTV; encoded by the coding sequence ATGAGAGCTGTGTCTTCGAATTCCTATTCAGAAAATATATTGTTAGTTTTGGAGAAGGAAGATAAAGGAAAGCTGCACAGTTTATTCGAAACAAGTATTAATTTGAAATTCGGCGAAAGACTCATTAATATAAGCTGTAATAATACAGTTATGCCTCCTTTCGGTATACAGGTTCCGGAATACTGCATAAAAAAAATAACAGCAGATATGGAAAACCGGGAAGAAATAATTTTTGACAGTACAGAAAAGTCATTATTATTTAAAGACATGGATTTAAAGCTGAATTTACGGGGCAAGGTATATGACAGCAGGATTTTGCCTGTTCAGGCAGATAAAAAAAATGCGGAGAAAAATATAAAAGAGATTCTGGATTATTTTTTGGGAAATAATGAAAAAAATGGTTTCGGAATAGGCAGCAGAGAATTTGTAAAGGTAATTACCGATGTGGAGAACAGTACCTTAAACGAAGAAGTATTAGTAAAAATCAATAATATAAGAAAAGATATAGAAGCTGGGAAAACAGAGATAAAGAGTTATAATTACTTTTTGGGAAGAGGCGAAGGACTTACACCGGGCGGCGATGATTTCATAATAGGAATAATGGCAGCGATGAATTTTTTTAATCATAAGAAAACAGGGAAATTGAAAAAGGAACTGATGCAGGATATATATAAGAAAACTACGGATATCTCGGCAGAGTATCTGTATTACGGGGTGATTTCCTGTTTCAGCCTGAATATAACGGAATTTTGCAAGAAACTACTTTTGAATAATATAAATAAAGAGGAAGAGAAAAAAGCACTGTACAAAAGCTATGAAAATCTGATAAAAAACGGTCATACATCGGGAGTAGATACTCTTATGGGAATATTACTGTATATTATAACGGCCTTAAAAACAGTGTAG
- the arcC gene encoding carbamate kinase, with product MSKKIVIALGGNAFGDTPKEQLEAVKKTARPIVDLIEAGNQVILTHGNGPQVGMINTALGKAAEIDDKIPDIDFPECGAMSQGYIGFHLQSAVREELRNRNMGKSVASIITQVIVDKNDKAFENPTKPVGIFYTKEEAEKIEKEKGYIMAEDSGRGYRRVVPSPMPEKIVEAEIIKDLVEKEHVLITVGGGGIPVIENGNQLQGIPAVIDKDFASERLAELLEADYLIILTGVEKVAVNFGKPDQKWLDEISVSEAEQYIKEGHFAPGSMLPKVEAAIKFIKSNPDKKALITSLEKAKDGINGLTGTVITGK from the coding sequence ATGTCAAAAAAAATAGTTATAGCTTTGGGAGGAAATGCTTTTGGGGATACACCAAAAGAGCAGCTTGAAGCTGTAAAAAAAACAGCAAGACCTATAGTTGATCTGATAGAGGCAGGAAATCAGGTTATACTTACACATGGAAACGGACCGCAGGTAGGAATGATAAATACAGCACTTGGAAAAGCAGCAGAAATTGATGATAAAATTCCTGATATTGATTTTCCGGAATGCGGTGCAATGAGTCAGGGATATATAGGCTTTCATCTGCAAAGTGCAGTAAGAGAAGAACTCAGAAACAGAAATATGGGTAAATCTGTTGCAAGTATAATTACACAGGTGATTGTCGATAAAAATGACAAAGCATTTGAAAACCCTACAAAGCCTGTAGGAATATTTTATACAAAAGAAGAAGCTGAAAAAATAGAGAAGGAAAAAGGATATATAATGGCGGAAGATTCCGGCAGAGGATACAGAAGAGTGGTACCTTCGCCAATGCCTGAAAAAATCGTAGAAGCTGAAATAATAAAAGATCTGGTAGAAAAAGAGCATGTGCTAATAACGGTAGGAGGCGGAGGGATTCCTGTAATTGAAAACGGAAACCAGCTGCAGGGTATTCCGGCAGTTATAGATAAAGACTTTGCAAGTGAAAGACTGGCAGAGCTTCTGGAAGCAGACTATCTGATAATACTTACAGGCGTAGAAAAAGTAGCTGTTAATTTTGGAAAACCGGATCAAAAATGGCTTGATGAAATATCAGTAAGTGAAGCAGAGCAATATATTAAAGAAGGACATTTTGCTCCGGGATCAATGCTTCCCAAAGTAGAAGCCGCAATAAAATTTATAAAGAGTAATCCGGATAAAAAGGCACTTATTACATCACTGGAAAAGGCAAAAGACGGGATTAACGGATTAACGGGAACAGTAATAACAGGTAAATAA
- a CDS encoding DUF1116 domain-containing protein, whose protein sequence is MNYKTIDEANEAVIQKITEAQPFLIDVKPGKELIPELNERVILHAGPPIKWEDMTDPMKGSCVGGVLFEGWETTEEGARKLLSEGGVKFIPCHSVDAVGPMGGITTGNMPLLVVKNNADGKKAYCTMNEGIGKVLRFGAYSSEVVDRLKWMKDVLGPALSKALQKIEGGLNINVIVAKALTMGDEFHQRNIAASALFLKDIMPYLLKTDISPAELEEVTVFLADTDQFFLNIMMATCKVIMDSSRVIEEGSIVTAMTRNGDQFGIRVSGLGEEWFTAPVNTPEGLFFTGYSQEDANPDMGDSAITETFGVGGMAMVASPGVTRFIGAGGFEDALSISEEMREICIANNSNYAIPTWDFQGTCLGIDIRKVVETGITPVINTGIAHKKAGIGQIGAGTVRVPLECFTKALEALAKKYGVS, encoded by the coding sequence ATGAACTATAAAACAATAGATGAAGCAAATGAGGCAGTAATACAGAAAATTACAGAAGCACAGCCGTTCCTGATTGATGTAAAGCCCGGAAAAGAATTAATACCGGAATTAAATGAAAGAGTTATACTCCATGCAGGACCTCCGATAAAATGGGAAGATATGACAGATCCTATGAAAGGTTCCTGCGTAGGCGGAGTATTATTTGAAGGCTGGGAAACAACAGAAGAGGGAGCAAGAAAGCTTCTTTCAGAAGGCGGAGTAAAATTTATACCTTGCCACAGTGTAGATGCAGTAGGACCTATGGGCGGAATAACTACTGGAAATATGCCCCTGCTTGTAGTAAAGAATAATGCAGACGGTAAAAAGGCTTATTGTACAATGAATGAGGGAATCGGGAAAGTGCTTCGTTTCGGAGCTTACAGCAGTGAAGTGGTAGACAGGCTGAAATGGATGAAGGACGTGCTGGGACCTGCTCTTTCAAAAGCGTTGCAAAAAATAGAAGGCGGATTAAATATAAATGTTATAGTAGCAAAAGCATTAACAATGGGAGATGAGTTCCACCAAAGAAATATAGCGGCTTCTGCTTTATTCCTGAAAGATATTATGCCATATCTTTTGAAGACTGATATATCACCGGCAGAGCTTGAAGAAGTAACAGTATTTCTTGCAGATACAGACCAGTTTTTTCTGAATATAATGATGGCTACATGTAAAGTAATAATGGATTCTTCAAGAGTAATAGAAGAAGGAAGCATAGTTACTGCAATGACGAGAAACGGAGATCAGTTCGGAATAAGAGTAAGCGGACTTGGTGAAGAATGGTTTACAGCACCGGTAAATACGCCGGAGGGCTTATTTTTTACGGGGTATTCACAGGAAGATGCCAATCCTGATATGGGAGACAGTGCAATTACAGAGACATTCGGTGTCGGGGGAATGGCAATGGTGGCTTCTCCGGGAGTAACAAGATTTATTGGTGCAGGAGGCTTTGAAGATGCCCTAAGCATTAGTGAAGAAATGAGAGAAATATGTATAGCAAATAATTCTAATTATGCGATACCAACATGGGATTTTCAGGGAACATGTCTTGGAATAGATATACGTAAAGTAGTGGAAACTGGAATTACTCCGGTTATTAATACAGGAATAGCACATAAAAAGGCAGGGATCGGACAGATAGGTGCAGGAACAGTAAGAGTTCCGCTTGAATGTTTTACCAAGGCACTTGAAGCATTGGCTAAAAAGTACGGAGTGAGTTAA
- a CDS encoding GntR family transcriptional regulator, which yields MKNSLKDEIFENLKMKIINNELKPNEKINERAIAKSLNISTTPVKEALFYLEYFGFINIKPRKGVFVNEVNLKTIKDTFQIRLKLEPIIIDLTAKIKTKGFLEKNLLPLKKKFTELLELDEINDTLFNKYNDEFHHFFTDNCGNQFFYSQMNFIYENLTRIRKALHKDIPKRRETIKEHIEIIDIILNDESYEKLFECSVGHIEKEQYEFFKNLDSFSL from the coding sequence ATGAAAAATAGTTTAAAAGATGAGATTTTTGAAAACCTAAAAATGAAAATTATAAATAATGAACTTAAACCAAATGAAAAAATTAATGAACGTGCTATTGCAAAGTCTCTGAATATAAGCACGACACCTGTAAAGGAGGCACTTTTTTATCTGGAATATTTTGGATTTATAAATATAAAGCCCAGAAAGGGAGTTTTTGTTAACGAGGTAAATCTGAAGACTATAAAGGATACTTTTCAGATACGCTTAAAGCTGGAGCCTATAATTATAGACCTTACAGCAAAAATAAAAACAAAAGGCTTTCTTGAAAAAAATCTTCTGCCTCTGAAAAAAAAATTTACCGAGCTGCTGGAGCTTGATGAAATAAACGATACACTTTTTAATAAATATAATGATGAATTCCATCACTTTTTTACCGATAACTGCGGCAACCAGTTTTTTTACAGTCAGATGAATTTTATTTATGAAAATCTTACAAGAATAAGAAAGGCTCTTCATAAAGATATTCCTAAAAGAAGAGAAACGATAAAAGAACATATTGAAATAATAGATATTATTCTTAACGACGAATCATATGAAAAGCTTTTTGAATGTTCCGTAGGGCATATTGAAAAAGAGCAATATGAATTTTTTAAAAATCTTGATTCTTTCAGTCTATAA
- a CDS encoding acyl-CoA synthetase FdrA, whose product MLYTIIKKNSYQDSVNLMLLTKELSAAEGIEKISVMMGTPANKEIFANSGLYTEELESATPNDICIVIDTEDEGKIDGILESIESFLKNQSSKSKGKKIPVARTWDSALRKLPDANLAIISIPGEYAAEETSKALEKGLNVFLFSDNVSIEDEKRIKEEARTKGLLVMGPDCGTGIIGGLPLAFANVIEKGNIGIVGASGTGIQEISTIISRKGYGITQAIGTGGRDLSAQIEAVTAIEALKLLAADEDTDVIVFISKPPAPEVRDKVIETFKILGKPVVANFLGDKKRENHDNVFYTHTLEDTALKTVEIAEKYKISEKNIRKEIKEVKDIIENKEQRSIKGLYCGGTLAAETGMIIRDYYGIEDSGSHDKGMMLHYNGHEIIDLGDDFYTQGRPHPMIDPSIRVDMVYEMAKRPETAVILLDNVIGYGGHEDMAGVFAPVIKEIKEDPAYKKIVFIASITGTENDPQKYSEQYKKLEDSGAVVCESNAQATRMAVEIIKSLEKSETNNIETGEESIEVKSNIINTEPVIINIGLGKFAETVKKYDAKVIQYNWAPTAGGDKRLAEILKKLR is encoded by the coding sequence ATGCTGTACACGATAATTAAAAAGAACTCATATCAGGATTCAGTGAATTTAATGCTGCTAACTAAGGAACTTTCTGCTGCAGAAGGTATAGAGAAAATTTCTGTTATGATGGGAACTCCGGCTAATAAAGAAATTTTTGCCAATTCGGGATTGTATACTGAAGAATTGGAATCAGCTACTCCTAATGATATCTGTATCGTAATAGATACAGAGGATGAGGGAAAAATAGACGGAATACTGGAAAGCATCGAGTCATTTTTGAAAAATCAGTCATCTAAATCAAAAGGAAAAAAAATTCCTGTGGCAAGAACATGGGATTCAGCGTTAAGAAAGCTTCCTGATGCTAATCTGGCAATAATCTCTATACCAGGAGAATATGCCGCTGAGGAAACATCGAAAGCACTTGAAAAAGGACTAAATGTATTTTTATTCAGTGACAATGTTTCGATAGAGGATGAAAAAAGAATAAAAGAAGAGGCCAGAACAAAAGGTCTGCTTGTAATGGGACCCGACTGCGGAACAGGAATAATAGGCGGACTGCCCTTGGCATTTGCCAATGTAATAGAAAAAGGAAATATAGGGATAGTGGGAGCATCAGGAACAGGAATACAGGAAATTTCTACTATAATTTCAAGAAAAGGTTATGGAATTACTCAGGCGATAGGAACAGGAGGAAGAGACCTGTCAGCGCAAATAGAGGCAGTAACAGCAATAGAAGCTTTAAAACTTCTGGCAGCTGATGAGGATACAGATGTAATTGTATTTATATCAAAGCCGCCGGCACCGGAAGTAAGGGATAAAGTAATAGAGACATTCAAAATACTAGGAAAACCTGTAGTTGCTAATTTTTTAGGAGATAAAAAAAGAGAGAATCATGATAATGTTTTCTATACACATACTCTGGAAGATACAGCACTAAAAACAGTAGAAATAGCAGAAAAATATAAAATTTCGGAAAAAAATATAAGAAAAGAAATAAAAGAAGTAAAAGATATAATTGAAAATAAGGAACAGAGATCAATAAAAGGACTTTACTGCGGAGGAACCCTTGCTGCGGAAACAGGAATGATAATAAGAGACTATTATGGGATAGAAGACAGCGGATCACATGATAAGGGGATGATGCTCCATTATAACGGGCATGAAATTATAGATCTCGGAGATGATTTTTATACGCAGGGAAGACCGCATCCGATGATAGATCCGAGCATAAGAGTGGACATGGTATACGAGATGGCTAAAAGACCTGAAACAGCAGTTATCTTACTGGATAATGTAATTGGTTACGGCGGTCATGAGGATATGGCAGGGGTATTTGCTCCTGTAATAAAAGAGATAAAAGAAGATCCGGCTTATAAAAAAATAGTTTTCATTGCTTCAATAACAGGAACTGAAAATGATCCTCAAAAATACAGCGAGCAGTACAAAAAGCTGGAGGACAGCGGAGCAGTGGTATGTGAAAGCAATGCACAGGCAACAAGAATGGCTGTGGAAATAATAAAATCTCTTGAAAAGAGTGAAACAAATAATATAGAAACAGGAGAAGAAAGTATAGAAGTAAAATCCAATATTATAAATACAGAGCCTGTAATTATTAATATAGGTCTTGGAAAATTCGCAGAAACAGTTAAAAAATACGATGCAAAAGTAATTCAGTATAATTGGGCACCGACAGCAGGCGGAGATAAAAGACTGGCAGAAATACTGAAAAAGCTCAGATAA